The genomic window GTCATAAAACACATTTTCAAGCACGAATTCCTTATTTTCTTCAAATGGCGTTAGACTTATTTCTTGGACAATGATCAAGGTGCTATCATGTGTCAAATCTCGAGGTACTGCCACAGTGTTTAGAGACAAATTCTGATTGAGGTGTTGTCTGCGTCCAAATTTAAAATCAAATGTAGAATTCGCCGGAAGATCCAGGGTAATGCTGTTTTTTGTTCCTGTGTTTACTGTGATAGAGGAGCCCTCTGTGATCAATATTGAATCGAGAGGGGCCTTCGAAATGCCACCTCGATACATACCGGCAGAATAAAAATTCAATTGCAATCTGATTGAAAAAATTGGTTTGGAAGTCAAGCTGTCTTGACTCTTATCACTCAACAAGGAAATGGATAGTATATCGTCACCTTTGGTTTGAAATCTGTTGGAAGTAAATAGATACTTGTAAACCAGGCTATCTCCCCAAGCTAAAGTAGTGTCCGGAGTCAAACCAAAATCGTCCGCCCCTGAATTGAACGGATACTTCAGATTTTGAGGGGAAGCCCATTCACCCGAAGAAAGTCTGTAAGTTTTGAATATATCCAGACTCCCAAAACCAGGCAACCCGTCACTTGAAAAATACAGCGTATCGCCTTGCCATACAGGAAAGAGCTCCTGCCCTTCTGTATTGATACGAGCAGGTAATAACTCGGGCTTGGACCATTGGTCACCATTGAGATAGCTTATATACAAATCGGTTTTGCCAATACCTCCGCTCCGATCTGAACTAAAAACCAGAACAGAATCTGAGTGATGTAAAGCAGGGTGCTTGTCATTAGATCGACCACCACCTAGATCAAGGGTATGGTCATACTCCCATCGAAACGAACTAACTTTAGCCTGAGCTATCTTGCAATAGGTATTATCAGCATCATGAGAAGAACAAGATGTGTATAAGGCAATTGACTCATCTGCATTGAAGCAAAAAACAGCCTCATGATCTCCTGAGTTGATATCTCCGGGTATTTTCTCTACATCGCCATTGTTTTTCAATCTGTAGATATCCATGAAAGGATGCAAACTCCATGCATATAATTCCGATTTATTGGTTTGTTTCCTATCCGAGCTAAAATACAGCTTGGAGGCTCGATCAAATACCGGGCAAAACTCTGAATAATTCGTATTCACATCATCCAGCCCTTCGATGACAAATTGAGCAGTGCTGTCGATGCGTTTGATCCAATCTTGGTTGGACTTACAGATCGCGATTTCGCGACGATATAGCGGTTGATTGGGAAACTTCTGAGACAGATTCTGAAAGGCGATTGCCGCTGCATCAAAATTTTCTGATCGTTTTAAACTGAAGGCCAGCTCAAGCATAGTTTTGGGATCCGGTACTGCATCTGATGACAGCCGAAACCAAGCTGCGGCTGCATTGAATTTACCTTGATATTGGCAAGATTTGCCGGCATAGTATGCAAAGGAGGCTAGATCTTCTTCTTTCTTAGCAGCATTGTACTTCTTGGTATAGAGTTGTTCTGCCAGTGCATATTCTTTGCTTTGGAATGCCTGACTGGCGCTTAATTTTTTCAATGACTTGCATCCACTTGCTACAATTAACAGGCAAAATGAAACAAACAAGGTAAATGTCTCAACTTTCTTCATACCATGAGGTCCAAAAATAAACAGCCCTTTGTAAAATCATCTACAAAGGGCTGCTGTTTTTTTTACTTATAATATTTATGTAGTCTTTGCTACTTTTTTACTGGTAGTTTCGTGATTGTGTTTTGGCGTAAATCTTAGGTTTTTACCTAAATCCACAATGATCGGTGTGGCAACAAAAATGGAAGAATAAGTTCCAATAATAATACCAATGATCAAAGCAAAAGCAAAGCCTTTGATACTGTTTCCACCAAAAAGGAATAGGATGATGATGGTCAACAAGGTTACAAGTGAGGTATTGATGGTACGCGAAAGCGTAGTATTGATCGCAGCATTGATCAATTCCTTATCACTCTTTGTCGAGTCCATACTGAGGTATTCCTTAATCCTATCAAACACGATAACAGTATCATTCATCGAATAACCTATGACTGTAAGTATGGCAGCGATAAATGCTTGATCGATCTCCATAGGGAAAGGCAAGATACCATGGAACAAAGAGAAAAAGGTCAATACGACCAATGTATCATGCACCAGGGCAACAATTGCTCCTGCACTGTATTGCCATTTATAGAACCTGATCAAGATGTAGATAAAAATTACTGATAAGGAAAGCAATATTGCCTTTGTCGAACTTCTTTTGATGTCATCTGCAATCACCGGCCCTACCTGACTATAAGACAGGATATGAATACCACTTCCTTCATGATTACTGAAATCATCAAAACTCACGTTGGTACCCAAGGCCTTATTGATACCCTCTAGTAATTTAGCCTTTACCTTATTGTTGACATCTGATGATTGGTCATTGATGAGGTAAGATGTTGTAATATTATATGTATTCTTAGTGTCTACACTTTTTACAATCGGGTTACCTTCAAAAGCAACATTAAGTGCATTTCTCAAAGTTTCGGCATCTATATCTCTATCAAAATGGACGTTTACCGAATACCCACCTTTGAATTCCACACCAAGTTCGAATCCACGAGTAAAAAATGAAATCAAACCGATAATTGTAAGTAATCCCGAAAAGATATAAGCATATTTTCTATTGCCTACCCAATCAAAATTAATGTCCTTGAACATTCTCCTCGTAAAATCTGAGAAGAAGCTCATTTCTTTACCTTTGCTTGACCACCAATCAATGATCAATCGAGAAACCAGGACAGAAGTAAAAACTGAGAAAATAATACCTACGATCAAAACCAAAGCAAATCCTTTGATAGGACCAAGACCATAATAAAACAATACAATTGAGGACAACAATGCTGTGACGTGCGAGTCGATAATCGCCGATAATGAATGTTTGAATCCTTCCGCTATTGATTGAAGATATGACCTACCTGCGTTGATTTCTTCTTTGATCCTTTCGTATATGATAATATTCGCATCAACAGCCATACCCATGGTCAATACCACCCCGGCAATACCAGGCAAGGTAAGAACGGTTCCAAATGAGGCCAAAGAGGCAAGAATAAATATGATATTCAATCCAAGAGCAATGATGGATACGAATCCGCCTACTGTATAGTATAGCACCATGAATAACAATACAAGGAAGAAACCTCCTAGGATTGACCATAATGACTTATTGATATTTTCTTTACCCAGGGAAGGACCTACAAGGGATTCTTGTACAATTTTTGTCCGTGCAGGCAATTTACCTACTTGTAGAATATTAGACAAGTCTTTTGCTTCATCTATAGAGAATCGGCCTGAAATTTGGGAATTTCCCCCAAGTATCGGGTCATTAACATTGGGACATGAAACAACCTCATCGTCAAGAACGATAGCTATCGGACGGTTGCGATCATTCGCAGCACGGGTTGTCATATCACCCCAAACTTTCGCACCTTTATTATCCATTGACAACGATACTACGAC from Saprospiraceae bacterium includes these protein-coding regions:
- a CDS encoding OmpA family protein, whose amino-acid sequence is MKKVETFTLFVSFCLLIVASGCKSLKKLSASQAFQSKEYALAEQLYTKKYNAAKKEEDLASFAYYAGKSCQYQGKFNAAAAWFRLSSDAVPDPKTMLELAFSLKRSENFDAAAIAFQNLSQKFPNQPLYRREIAICKSNQDWIKRIDSTAQFVIEGLDDVNTNYSEFCPVFDRASKLYFSSDRKQTNKSELYAWSLHPFMDIYRLKNNGDVEKIPGDINSGDHEAVFCFNADESIALYTSCSSHDADNTYCKIAQAKVSSFRWEYDHTLDLGGGRSNDKHPALHHSDSVLVFSSDRSGGIGKTDLYISYLNGDQWSKPELLPARINTEGQELFPVWQGDTLYFSSDGLPGFGSLDIFKTYRLSSGEWASPQNLKYPFNSGADDFGLTPDTTLAWGDSLVYKYLFTSNRFQTKGDDILSISLLSDKSQDSLTSKPIFSIRLQLNFYSAGMYRGGISKAPLDSILITEGSSITVNTGTKNSITLDLPANSTFDFKFGRRQHLNQNLSLNTVAVPRDLTHDSTLIIVQEISLTPFEENKEFVLENVFYDFDKANLREESHHALDQLVRLLNSNPKVNIRLGAHTDCRGDETYNKKLAVARADSVIDYLVKQGISITRMTPVPYGEDDPAINCACADCTEEQHQLNRRTTFTIEIDRSR
- the secDF gene encoding protein translocase subunit SecDF, whose amino-acid sequence is MEQKGLVKWILYALLAVCLIQLLFHIPTLRVEREAEEAAQLAGAGIQDENQKYMAEKQARLHFLDSISSEKILKVPLLKDYTYTDLKKQQLALGLDLKGGMSSVLQIDLRDLLVSLSGNNKDPQFIQALDNAEKQLQNSQADYITLFVSEYKKLNTGKSLASLFSKSATLKDKITFNSSDADVQATIRTLADETVDMTFTRIKDRIDKFGATQPNISLDKARDMIVVELPGVDNPERARKYLQASAKLEFWDVYRISDPGVFNGFVNADTKLKAMMAGDTAAETKPKFRLQNRYDYKRDSLGNVTDSTLAGVDTIPDANDPNREAGPLFKIFSPNQSNGQNFAFSEAVLGVVDKAYKSKVLDLLAKPEVKALFPPDIEFRVAQKATKNYETNELTNLYDIYGIKKKPGTNDAPLDGSRVIRALTTSDPLSGEVVVSLSMDNKGAKVWGDMTTRAANDRNRPIAIVLDDEVVSCPNVNDPILGGNSQISGRFSIDEAKDLSNILQVGKLPARTKIVQESLVGPSLGKENINKSLWSILGGFFLVLLFMVLYYTVGGFVSIIALGLNIIFILASLASFGTVLTLPGIAGVVLTMGMAVDANIIIYERIKEEINAGRSYLQSIAEGFKHSLSAIIDSHVTALLSSIVLFYYGLGPIKGFALVLIVGIIFSVFTSVLVSRLIIDWWSSKGKEMSFFSDFTRRMFKDINFDWVGNRKYAYIFSGLLTIIGLISFFTRGFELGVEFKGGYSVNVHFDRDIDAETLRNALNVAFEGNPIVKSVDTKNTYNITTSYLINDQSSDVNNKVKAKLLEGINKALGTNVSFDDFSNHEGSGIHILSYSQVGPVIADDIKRSSTKAILLSLSVIFIYILIRFYKWQYSAGAIVALVHDTLVVLTFFSLFHGILPFPMEIDQAFIAAILTVIGYSMNDTVIVFDRIKEYLSMDSTKSDKELINAAINTTLSRTINTSLVTLLTIIILFLFGGNSIKGFAFALIIGIIIGTYSSIFVATPIIVDLGKNLRFTPKHNHETTSKKVAKTT